In Streptomyces canus, one DNA window encodes the following:
- a CDS encoding cation:dicarboxylate symporter family transporter, with protein sequence MPTTTSRRAAVAASTPDTAPAVKKDRTHYLYIAVIVAVAIGITVGLVAPDFAVELKPIGTGFVNLIKMMISPIIFCTIVLGIGSVRKAAKVGAVGGIALLYFTIMSLVALGIGLVVGNILDPGTGLAVTDAVKDVGHAQVDAEAKDTTEFLLGIIPTTFVSAFTEGEVLQTLLIALLAGFALQAMGPAGAPVLRGVEHIQRLVFRVLAMVMWAAPIGAFGAMAAVVGSAGVDALKDLALLMVGFYITCFLFVIVVLGTLLRIIAGLNILTLFKYLGREFLLILSTSSSESALPRLIAKMEHLGVSKPVVGITVPTGYSFNLDGTMIYMTMASLFIADAMGTPMSIGEQIPLLLFLFVASKGAAGVTGAGLATLAGGLQSHKPALVDGIGLIVGIDRFMSEARALTNFAGNAVATVLIGTWTKEIDRERVDQVLAGHLPFDEKTLLDHEDDDVSADIPEQGGEKELAKA encoded by the coding sequence ATGCCGACGACGACGTCAAGGAGGGCAGCCGTGGCCGCCAGCACCCCCGATACGGCACCCGCAGTCAAAAAGGACCGCACTCACTACCTCTACATCGCGGTGATCGTCGCGGTCGCCATCGGTATCACGGTCGGCCTGGTCGCCCCCGACTTCGCCGTGGAGCTCAAGCCCATCGGTACCGGCTTTGTGAACCTGATCAAGATGATGATCTCGCCGATCATCTTCTGCACGATCGTGCTCGGTATCGGATCGGTGCGGAAGGCCGCCAAGGTCGGCGCCGTCGGCGGTATCGCGCTCCTCTACTTCACGATCATGTCGCTGGTCGCGCTGGGCATCGGCCTGGTCGTCGGCAACATCCTGGACCCGGGTACCGGCCTCGCCGTGACCGACGCGGTCAAGGACGTCGGCCACGCGCAGGTCGACGCGGAGGCCAAGGACACCACCGAGTTCCTGCTCGGCATCATCCCGACCACGTTCGTCTCCGCCTTCACCGAGGGCGAGGTCCTCCAGACCCTGCTGATCGCCCTGCTCGCCGGTTTCGCGCTGCAGGCCATGGGTCCGGCCGGAGCGCCGGTCCTGCGCGGTGTCGAGCACATCCAGCGGCTCGTCTTCCGCGTCCTGGCCATGGTGATGTGGGCCGCCCCGATCGGTGCCTTCGGCGCGATGGCCGCCGTCGTCGGTTCAGCGGGTGTGGACGCGCTCAAGGACCTCGCGCTCCTGATGGTCGGCTTCTACATCACCTGTTTCCTGTTCGTCATCGTGGTGCTCGGCACCCTCCTGCGGATCATCGCCGGTCTGAACATCCTCACGCTCTTCAAGTACCTGGGCCGTGAGTTCCTGCTGATCCTGTCGACCTCGTCCTCCGAGTCCGCGCTGCCGAGGCTCATCGCGAAGATGGAGCACCTGGGTGTCAGCAAGCCGGTGGTCGGCATCACGGTCCCGACCGGCTACTCGTTCAACCTCGACGGCACCATGATCTACATGACCATGGCCTCGCTGTTCATCGCCGACGCCATGGGTACGCCGATGTCGATCGGCGAGCAGATCCCGCTGCTGCTCTTCCTGTTCGTCGCCTCGAAGGGCGCCGCCGGTGTCACCGGCGCCGGTCTCGCGACCCTGGCCGGCGGTCTTCAGTCGCACAAGCCCGCGCTGGTCGACGGCATCGGCCTGATCGTCGGCATCGACCGCTTCATGAGCGAGGCGCGCGCCCTGACCAACTTCGCGGGTAACGCCGTCGCCACCGTCCTGATCGGCACCTGGACCAAGGAGATCGACCGCGAGCGCGTCGACCAGGTGCTCGCCGGTCACCTGCCCTTCGACGAGAAGACGCTCCTGGACCACGAGGACGACGACGTCTCGGCGGACATCCCCGAGCAGGGCGGCGAGAAGGAGCTGGCCAAGGCCTGA
- a CDS encoding TetR/AcrR family transcriptional regulator, with amino-acid sequence MTAMTTGRSPRAEANRRHILDVALTELLRDPDASMDRIARAAGVVRRTVYGHFPSREALIGTLVDGAVEAVAAAHAAGREGAEDLAQAVAGSVLAVWEVADRYRILVALAQRSVTVQGIRERLAPVREACTDLLRRGLDTGVFVSPLPAPALAYVHEQMMFAVMEAVNDGLLDAEEAGRSTAVTVLAAAGVPASLATALVAKLSD; translated from the coding sequence ATGACGGCCATGACCACGGGCCGTTCACCTCGCGCCGAAGCCAACCGCCGTCACATCCTCGATGTCGCGCTCACCGAGCTGCTGCGCGACCCCGACGCGTCCATGGACCGGATCGCGCGCGCCGCGGGTGTCGTACGGCGGACCGTGTACGGCCACTTCCCGAGCCGTGAGGCGCTGATCGGCACGCTCGTCGACGGGGCCGTGGAAGCAGTGGCGGCCGCGCACGCGGCGGGGCGCGAGGGGGCCGAGGACCTGGCGCAGGCCGTGGCGGGCTCTGTGCTCGCGGTCTGGGAGGTCGCCGACCGCTATCGCATCCTGGTCGCGCTCGCCCAGCGCAGCGTCACCGTGCAGGGCATCCGCGAGCGCCTCGCCCCCGTGCGCGAGGCCTGCACCGACCTGCTCCGGCGCGGCCTGGACACGGGCGTCTTCGTCTCACCGCTGCCCGCGCCCGCGCTGGCGTACGTCCACGAGCAGATGATGTTCGCGGTGATGGAGGCGGTGAACGACGGGCTGCTGGACGCGGAGGAGGCGGGCCGCTCCACCGCGGTCACCGTTCTGGCCGCGGCGGGCGTACCCGCCTCTCTGGCCACCGCGCTGGTGGCGAAGCTGAGCGACTGA
- the glgB gene encoding 1,4-alpha-glucan branching enzyme, producing the protein MTPRPTPSGSDPKKSAAKAAKSVKKAAEKAVTKKAAAKKPDPVAEKAPAKKAVAKKAAEKSAVSKAVTKKTAAKTAKKGTAKAKKVAAPVPASEVPMAVPVSPEVPAADRERLLSGTHHDPHGVLGAHPVPGGVAFRVFRPYARAVTVVAGDVRAELHDDGDGFFTGLLALREVPPYRLLVAYEETVQDTEDAYGFLPALGDLDLHLIGEGRHEQLWTALGAQPMTHQGATGTRFTVWAPNARGVRVSGTFNFWDGSAFAMRSLGSTGIWELFVPGVGEGELYKFEITRPDGSKTRRADPLARRTEVPPNTSSIIHASHHEWGDGEWLARRAEGAPAHEAPFSVYEIHLPSWRPGLTYRQLAEQLPAYVKDLGFTHVELMPVAEHPFGGSWGYQVTGFYAPTARLGTPDDFKYLVDALHQAGIGVLMDWVPAHFPRDDWALAEFDGRTLYEHEDPLRAAHPDWGTLEFDYGRREVRNFLVANAVYWCEEFHIDGLRVDAVASMLYLDYSREPGQWVPNVHGGRENLDAVDFLQEMNATVYRRVPGVVTIAEESTAWDGVTRATHHMGPGGFGGLGFGLKWNMGWMHDSLDYMAHEPVHRKYHHHEMTFSMVYAYSENYVLPISHDEVVHGKRSLVSKMPGDWWQQRANLRAYLAFMWAHPGKQLLFMGQEFAQGAEWSEAHGPDWWLLDPAYGAEADHRGVRDLVRDLNVVYRHTPALWQRDTDPSGFQWIVGDASEDNVFAFLRYDAEGSPLLAVTNLSPVVRPNYRLGAPDDVPAWLESLNTDTARYGGGDVTNPEIVKPDPQAWHGRPASIQVTLPPLATVWLRPA; encoded by the coding sequence GTGACCCCCCGCCCCACCCCCAGCGGTTCGGACCCGAAGAAGTCGGCCGCGAAAGCGGCGAAGAGCGTGAAGAAGGCCGCGGAGAAGGCGGTGACCAAGAAGGCCGCCGCGAAGAAGCCGGATCCGGTGGCCGAGAAGGCGCCCGCGAAGAAGGCCGTGGCGAAGAAGGCCGCCGAGAAGAGCGCCGTCAGCAAGGCGGTCACCAAGAAGACCGCCGCGAAGACCGCGAAGAAGGGGACCGCGAAGGCGAAGAAGGTCGCCGCACCGGTCCCGGCGTCGGAGGTACCCATGGCTGTCCCGGTCTCACCGGAGGTACCCGCAGCCGACCGCGAACGGCTGCTGTCGGGCACCCACCACGACCCGCACGGGGTGCTCGGCGCGCATCCGGTCCCCGGCGGGGTGGCCTTCCGGGTGTTCCGCCCGTACGCCCGGGCCGTCACGGTCGTGGCCGGGGACGTGCGGGCCGAACTGCACGACGACGGCGACGGCTTCTTCACCGGCCTGCTGGCGCTGCGGGAGGTCCCGCCCTACCGGCTGCTCGTGGCGTACGAGGAGACGGTCCAGGACACCGAGGACGCGTACGGCTTCCTGCCCGCGCTGGGCGACCTCGACCTGCATCTGATCGGCGAGGGCCGGCACGAGCAGCTGTGGACGGCGCTGGGCGCCCAGCCCATGACCCACCAGGGCGCAACGGGAACACGCTTCACGGTGTGGGCGCCGAACGCGCGCGGTGTGCGGGTGTCGGGCACCTTCAACTTCTGGGACGGGTCGGCGTTCGCGATGCGCTCGCTCGGCTCCACCGGCATCTGGGAGCTGTTCGTGCCCGGTGTCGGCGAGGGTGAGCTGTACAAGTTCGAGATCACCCGCCCCGACGGTTCGAAGACCCGGCGCGCGGACCCGCTGGCCCGCCGCACGGAGGTCCCGCCCAACACGTCCTCGATCATCCACGCCTCGCACCACGAGTGGGGGGACGGGGAATGGCTGGCCCGCCGTGCGGAGGGCGCCCCCGCGCACGAGGCTCCCTTCTCGGTGTACGAGATCCATCTGCCGTCCTGGCGGCCCGGCCTGACATATCGTCAGCTCGCCGAGCAGCTCCCCGCGTACGTCAAGGACCTCGGCTTCACCCACGTCGAGCTGATGCCGGTCGCCGAGCACCCCTTCGGCGGCTCCTGGGGCTACCAGGTCACCGGCTTCTACGCGCCCACGGCCCGTCTGGGCACCCCCGACGACTTCAAGTACCTCGTCGACGCGCTCCACCAGGCCGGCATCGGCGTACTGATGGACTGGGTGCCCGCCCACTTCCCGCGCGACGACTGGGCGCTCGCCGAGTTCGACGGCCGCACCCTGTACGAACACGAGGACCCGCTGCGCGCGGCCCACCCTGACTGGGGGACGCTGGAGTTCGACTACGGCCGCCGTGAGGTCCGCAACTTCCTGGTGGCGAACGCCGTTTACTGGTGCGAGGAGTTCCACATCGACGGCCTGCGGGTCGACGCGGTCGCCTCGATGCTCTACCTCGACTACTCGCGCGAGCCGGGCCAGTGGGTCCCGAACGTGCACGGCGGCCGGGAGAACCTGGACGCGGTGGACTTCCTCCAGGAGATGAACGCGACGGTCTACCGGCGGGTCCCGGGCGTGGTGACGATCGCGGAGGAGTCCACGGCCTGGGACGGCGTCACCCGCGCGACGCACCACATGGGCCCGGGCGGCTTCGGCGGCCTCGGCTTCGGCCTGAAGTGGAACATGGGCTGGATGCACGACTCGCTGGACTACATGGCCCACGAGCCGGTGCACCGCAAGTACCACCACCACGAGATGACGTTCTCGATGGTGTACGCGTACAGCGAGAACTACGTCCTGCCCATCTCCCACGACGAGGTCGTCCACGGCAAACGCTCGCTGGTCTCGAAGATGCCGGGCGACTGGTGGCAGCAGCGCGCCAATCTCCGCGCCTATCTGGCCTTCATGTGGGCCCACCCCGGCAAGCAACTCCTCTTCATGGGCCAGGAGTTCGCCCAGGGCGCCGAATGGTCGGAGGCGCACGGTCCCGACTGGTGGCTCCTGGATCCGGCCTACGGCGCGGAGGCCGACCACCGGGGCGTCCGCGACCTGGTTCGCGACCTGAACGTCGTCTACCGCCACACCCCGGCCCTCTGGCAGCGCGACACGGACCCCTCGGGCTTCCAGTGGATCGTGGGCGACGCGTCCGAGGACAACGTCTTCGCCTTCCTCCGCTACGACGCGGAGGGATCCCCGCTCCTCGCGGTCACCAACCTCTCCCCCGTGGTCCGCCCCAACTACCGCCTGGGCGCCCCGGACGACGTCCCGGCCTGGCTGGAGTCCCTGAACACGGACACCGCCAGGTACGGCGGCGGCGACGTCACCAACCCGGAGATCGTGAAACCGGACCCCCAGGCCTGGCACGGCCGCCCGGCCAGCATCCAGGTGACGCTGCCACCCCTGGCGACGGTGTGGCTGCGGCCGGCGTAG
- a CDS encoding NAD-dependent epimerase/dehydratase family protein has translation METPREVLVIGGSRYFGKRLIARLLAAGDRVTVLNRGSSAPPRGAIHLVADRDDDSALRSALGSRTFDVVVDQVCYTPRQATVARRVFAGRTRRYVMTSTVEVYEYEDSIALVREDAVDPATVPVDLGLPWDDPEFLDSHYGEGKRQAESVFAADPEFPLTTVRVAHVLGGDDDFTGRLAHYADRIRTGEPIAVPVDNQPATYIHVEEIADFLAWTVGQAFTGPVNAASHGLLSTEELCRALAAHFPEGKTVLQPVELGEVSPFSFARSYGMDNVRATRLGFTFGDARRWLPRAVAETLGNGA, from the coding sequence ATGGAAACCCCACGAGAGGTACTGGTCATCGGCGGCAGCCGTTACTTCGGCAAGCGGCTGATCGCACGACTGCTGGCCGCGGGCGACCGGGTCACGGTCCTCAACCGGGGCTCGTCCGCACCGCCTCGCGGGGCGATTCACCTGGTCGCGGACCGCGACGACGACAGCGCGTTGCGCAGCGCCCTGGGCTCGCGGACGTTCGACGTCGTCGTCGACCAGGTCTGCTACACCCCGCGCCAGGCGACGGTCGCCCGCCGGGTCTTCGCCGGACGCACCCGCCGCTATGTGATGACCTCGACGGTGGAGGTGTACGAGTACGAGGACTCGATCGCCCTGGTGCGGGAGGACGCCGTCGACCCGGCGACCGTACCCGTCGATCTCGGACTTCCCTGGGACGACCCCGAATTCCTCGACTCCCATTACGGAGAAGGGAAGCGACAAGCGGAATCCGTGTTCGCCGCCGACCCCGAATTTCCCCTTACGACCGTCCGCGTGGCCCATGTCCTGGGCGGGGACGACGACTTCACCGGGCGGCTCGCCCATTACGCGGATCGTATCCGCACCGGTGAGCCCATCGCGGTCCCGGTGGACAACCAGCCCGCCACCTACATCCACGTCGAGGAGATCGCCGACTTCCTCGCCTGGACGGTGGGCCAGGCCTTCACCGGCCCCGTGAACGCGGCCTCCCACGGGCTGCTGAGCACGGAGGAGTTGTGCAGGGCGCTGGCCGCGCACTTCCCGGAGGGGAAGACCGTCCTCCAACCGGTCGAGCTCGGCGAGGTCTCACCGTTCTCCTTCGCCCGCTCCTACGGCATGGACAACGTCCGCGCCACCCGACTCGGTTTCACCTTCGGCGACGCACGGCGATGGCTGCCACGAGCCGTGGCCGAGACGCTCGGCAACGGCGCCTGA
- a CDS encoding DUF2127 domain-containing protein, protein MKIDWDRRTCARRGHVTYAPDEPLLRDRLYAETALGGVWRCLRCGDFALGEPHGSGPADHAPLVPRGTVLRDLFILRFLAIERAVRGVFIVLAAVAVWKFSNSQDAVRRLFDEYLDVFRPVFRHFHYDLDHSPVVDTVQKTFGYEHDTLVLVAVLLLAYAVIELVEAVGLWYAKRWAEYLTVVATAAFLPLEIYELTEHISWLKIATLFLNVLAVLYILLAKRLFGLRGGHRAFEAERQSASLLEVEEAGGLSELSASDQGSRHRP, encoded by the coding sequence ATGAAGATCGACTGGGACCGGCGCACCTGTGCGCGCCGCGGCCATGTGACGTACGCGCCGGACGAACCCCTCCTCCGGGACCGGCTGTACGCCGAGACCGCCCTGGGCGGGGTGTGGCGCTGCCTGCGCTGCGGCGACTTCGCCCTCGGCGAGCCGCACGGCTCGGGACCGGCGGACCACGCGCCCCTCGTGCCGCGCGGCACGGTGCTCAGGGATCTGTTCATCCTTCGCTTCCTCGCGATCGAGCGGGCGGTGCGCGGGGTGTTCATCGTGCTGGCCGCCGTGGCGGTGTGGAAGTTCAGCAACAGCCAGGACGCGGTGCGCCGGCTCTTCGACGAGTATCTGGACGTCTTCCGGCCGGTCTTCCGGCACTTCCACTACGACCTGGACCACTCGCCGGTCGTCGACACCGTCCAGAAGACCTTCGGGTACGAGCACGACACCCTCGTCCTCGTGGCCGTGCTGCTGCTGGCGTACGCCGTCATCGAGCTCGTCGAGGCGGTCGGCCTCTGGTACGCCAAGCGCTGGGCGGAGTACCTGACGGTGGTCGCGACCGCCGCCTTCCTGCCCCTGGAGATCTACGAACTGACCGAGCACATCAGCTGGTTGAAGATCGCCACCCTGTTCCTCAACGTCCTCGCCGTCCTCTACATCCTGCTGGCCAAGCGTCTTTTCGGCCTCCGCGGCGGCCACCGGGCCTTCGAGGCGGAACGGCAGAGCGCGTCGCTGCTGGAGGTGGAGGAGGCCGGCGGGCTGAGCGAGCTCAGCGCATCGGATCAGGGGTCCCGGCACCGCCCCTGA
- a CDS encoding Lrp/AsnC family transcriptional regulator: MGARGVAPKEPWKLRATADETSVTFDVLDRQILELLQTDGRIKLSELGRRVRLSPAAVTERVRRLEAAGVISGYGAHVVPSRLGYGIQAFIRVSPHGGYTLRHPRTLELMERPEITEVHHVVGEDCWILKVAVRDTVHLEDVLEDVSTLGRTTTSIVLTSPVQRKPLLP; this comes from the coding sequence ATGGGAGCTCGGGGAGTTGCGCCGAAAGAACCATGGAAGCTGCGTGCCACCGCCGACGAAACCTCGGTCACCTTCGACGTGCTGGACCGGCAGATCCTGGAGCTCCTCCAGACCGACGGCCGGATCAAGCTCAGCGAGCTGGGCCGCCGGGTGCGGCTGAGCCCGGCGGCGGTCACCGAGCGGGTGCGGCGGCTCGAGGCGGCGGGCGTGATCAGCGGCTACGGCGCCCACGTGGTTCCGTCCCGGCTCGGCTACGGCATCCAGGCGTTCATCCGGGTCAGCCCGCACGGCGGCTACACCCTGCGGCATCCGAGGACCCTGGAGCTGATGGAGCGCCCCGAGATCACCGAGGTGCACCACGTGGTCGGAGAGGACTGCTGGATCCTCAAGGTCGCCGTGCGGGACACCGTCCACCTGGAGGACGTCCTGGAAGACGTCTCCACCCTGGGTCGCACGACGACGTCGATCGTGCTGACCTCTCCGGTCCAGCGCAAACCGCTCTTGCCTTGA
- a CDS encoding HelD family protein, translating to MRAGVELSNTGFPDDELRQEQEFIDGLYAHVDALRGDTEDSVTDALAQGDTPMQARLERDILVAERSGLLAALNAVDGSLCFGRIDLTSGTTHHIGRIGLRTEDAERTPILIDWRAGVARPFYLATGHTPMGLRRRRHIGTEGRRVTDLHDEILDLGDQERTGHEDPTGDAVLLAALNSARTGRMSDIVQTIQAEQDEIIRAPHRGVLVVEGGPGTGKTAVALHRAAYLLYEHRELLAKRAVLIVGPNPAFLGYIGEVLPSLGETGVLLATVGELFPGVKATATDSRAAAAVKGRAAMADVLADVVRDWQALPDPVIAIEHDREILMLDDGLVKVARERTRAARLPHNVAREHFEGHILNTLTDMVAERIGTDPFDGTNLLDPSDITQIREELAENPEVWAAIEQLWPRLTPQRLVADFLADPVGYLPDEDAAAIRRPVTRGWTVADVPLLDEAAELLGVDERLARARAERERENQVAYAQGVLDVSYASRTYEFDDKDEEDSEVLSAHDIIDAERFAERQEEDDHRSAAERAAADRTWAFGHIIVDEAQELSPMAWRLLMRRSPTRSMTLVGDPAQTAEAAGVGSWQKILEPYVEDRWEHARLGVNYRTPAEIMELAAAVVRASDPGFEPPSSVRSTGVRPWVRATDDLPGAVAEAVKELTPAEGRLAVIAPRHLHRRLAARLDGVTAGAEPDLTRTVVLLDPRQSKGLEFDSVLVVEPGLYGTSDLYVALTRATQRLGVLHTGRLPKALADTSVSAITEP from the coding sequence ATCCGGGCGGGAGTGGAATTGTCAAACACCGGTTTTCCGGACGATGAATTGCGGCAGGAGCAGGAATTCATCGACGGGCTGTACGCACATGTGGACGCCCTGCGCGGCGACACCGAGGACTCCGTCACGGACGCGCTCGCCCAGGGCGACACTCCCATGCAGGCGCGCCTCGAGCGGGACATCCTGGTCGCCGAGCGCTCGGGGCTGCTGGCGGCGCTGAACGCGGTCGACGGTTCGCTCTGCTTCGGCCGGATCGACCTCACCTCGGGAACCACCCATCACATCGGGCGGATCGGACTGCGCACCGAGGACGCCGAACGCACCCCGATCCTCATCGACTGGCGGGCCGGCGTCGCCCGCCCCTTCTACCTGGCCACCGGCCACACCCCGATGGGCCTGCGCCGTCGCCGGCACATCGGCACCGAGGGCCGCCGGGTGACCGACCTGCACGACGAGATCCTCGACCTGGGCGACCAGGAACGGACCGGCCACGAGGACCCGACCGGCGACGCCGTGCTGCTCGCCGCGCTCAACTCCGCGCGCACCGGACGCATGAGCGACATCGTGCAGACCATCCAGGCCGAGCAGGACGAGATCATCCGCGCCCCCCACCGCGGGGTGCTGGTGGTCGAGGGCGGTCCGGGCACCGGCAAGACGGCCGTCGCCCTGCACCGGGCCGCGTATCTTCTCTACGAACACCGGGAGTTGCTGGCCAAGCGTGCCGTGCTGATCGTCGGCCCCAACCCCGCCTTCCTCGGCTACATCGGCGAGGTGCTGCCCTCGCTGGGCGAGACCGGCGTGCTGCTCGCGACGGTCGGAGAGCTCTTCCCCGGCGTGAAGGCGACGGCGACCGACAGCCGCGCGGCGGCCGCGGTGAAGGGGCGCGCCGCCATGGCGGACGTCCTCGCCGACGTCGTACGCGACTGGCAGGCCCTGCCCGACCCGGTGATCGCGATCGAGCACGACCGCGAGATCCTCATGCTCGACGACGGCCTGGTGAAGGTCGCCCGTGAGCGCACCCGGGCCGCCCGGCTGCCGCACAACGTGGCGCGTGAACACTTCGAGGGCCACATCCTCAACACGCTCACCGACATGGTCGCCGAACGCATCGGCACGGATCCGTTCGACGGGACGAATCTGCTGGACCCGAGCGACATCACCCAGATCCGCGAAGAACTCGCCGAGAACCCCGAAGTCTGGGCGGCCATCGAGCAGTTGTGGCCCCGTCTGACCCCGCAGCGGCTGGTCGCTGACTTCCTCGCCGATCCGGTCGGCTACCTCCCCGACGAGGACGCGGCCGCCATCCGCCGTCCGGTGACCCGGGGGTGGACGGTGGCGGACGTACCCCTGCTCGACGAGGCGGCGGAACTCCTCGGCGTGGACGAACGGCTGGCCCGGGCCCGGGCCGAGCGCGAGCGCGAGAACCAGGTCGCGTACGCGCAGGGTGTGCTGGACGTGTCGTACGCCTCGCGGACCTATGAGTTCGACGACAAGGACGAGGAGGACTCCGAGGTCCTGTCCGCGCACGACATCATCGACGCCGAGCGGTTCGCCGAGCGGCAGGAGGAGGACGACCACCGCAGCGCCGCCGAGCGCGCGGCGGCCGACCGCACGTGGGCGTTCGGGCACATCATCGTCGACGAGGCGCAGGAGCTGTCGCCGATGGCCTGGCGGCTGCTCATGCGGCGCAGCCCGACCCGTTCGATGACCCTGGTCGGCGACCCGGCGCAGACCGCGGAGGCGGCGGGCGTGGGCTCGTGGCAGAAGATCCTCGAGCCGTACGTCGAGGACCGCTGGGAGCACGCCCGGCTGGGCGTCAACTACCGCACCCCGGCCGAGATCATGGAGCTCGCGGCGGCCGTGGTGCGCGCCTCGGACCCCGGCTTCGAGCCGCCGAGTTCGGTGCGGTCGACAGGGGTGCGGCCGTGGGTGCGCGCCACCGACGACCTGCCCGGCGCGGTCGCGGAGGCGGTGAAGGAGCTGACCCCCGCCGAGGGGCGGCTCGCGGTCATCGCCCCGCGCCATCTGCACCGCAGGCTGGCGGCCCGGCTCGACGGGGTGACCGCGGGCGCGGAGCCGGACCTGACGCGGACCGTCGTACTCCTCGACCCCCGGCAGTCGAAGGGCCTGGAATTCGACTCCGTGCTCGTGGTCGAGCCGGGGCTGTACGGCACGAGCGACCTCTATGTGGCGCTGACCCGGGCGACCCAGCGGCTGGGGGTGCTGCACACGGGCCGGCTGCCGAAGGCGCTCGCCGACACCTCCGTATCGGCGATCACCGAGCCGTAA
- a CDS encoding MerR family transcriptional regulator: protein MRIGELAARAGTTTRTLRYYEARGLLPARRGHNGYRTYDEDDLKLLRQIRTLQDFGFDLEETRPFVECLRAGHPEGDACPASLAVYRRKLGELDALIGELQSVRAQVGQQLERAERARDGLAADAEVPGGPEPQCELGGIHR, encoded by the coding sequence ATGCGAATCGGCGAGCTGGCCGCACGGGCCGGGACCACGACGCGGACGCTGCGCTACTACGAGGCGCGGGGCCTGCTGCCCGCGCGGCGCGGCCACAACGGATACCGGACCTACGACGAGGACGACCTGAAGCTGCTCCGGCAGATCCGGACGCTCCAGGACTTCGGGTTCGACCTGGAGGAGACCCGGCCGTTCGTGGAGTGTCTGCGGGCCGGTCACCCCGAGGGCGATGCGTGCCCCGCCTCGCTCGCGGTCTACCGGCGCAAGCTCGGTGAACTGGACGCGCTGATCGGCGAGTTGCAGTCCGTTCGGGCCCAGGTCGGGCAGCAGCTGGAGCGGGCCGAGCGGGCGCGAGACGGGCTGGCCGCCGACGCGGAGGTTCCGGGTGGTCCGGAGCCGCAGTGCGAACTGGGAGGGATCCACAGGTGA
- a CDS encoding response regulator: protein MTTQQTIRVLVVEDDPVAADAHVLYVNRVTGFTAVGKAHTGAEARRLLDRTAVDLLLLDLHLPDGHGLQLARQLRAAGHQADVIAVTSARDLTVVREGVSLGVVQYVLKPFTFATLRDRLIRYAEFHASAGEASGQDEVDRALATLRAPGPAALPKGLSAPTLERVTVALRDCAEGLTATGLAEVVGISRITARRYLEHLVDAGRAERSPQYGTVGRPELQYRWVRGQGHQ, encoded by the coding sequence ATGACCACCCAGCAGACCATCCGTGTCCTGGTCGTCGAGGACGACCCGGTCGCCGCCGACGCGCACGTCCTGTACGTCAACCGCGTCACCGGCTTCACGGCCGTGGGCAAGGCCCACACGGGCGCGGAGGCCCGCCGTCTCCTGGACCGCACGGCCGTCGACCTGCTCCTGCTCGACCTGCATCTGCCGGACGGGCACGGCCTCCAGCTGGCCCGTCAGCTGCGCGCGGCCGGACATCAGGCGGACGTGATAGCGGTGACCTCGGCCCGGGATCTGACGGTCGTCCGCGAGGGCGTCTCGCTGGGCGTCGTGCAGTACGTGCTGAAGCCGTTCACCTTCGCCACCCTGCGCGACCGGCTGATCCGGTACGCGGAGTTCCACGCGTCGGCCGGTGAGGCGAGCGGTCAGGACGAGGTGGACCGCGCGCTGGCCACGCTCCGGGCACCGGGCCCGGCCGCCCTGCCCAAAGGGCTCAGCGCGCCAACCCTGGAGCGGGTGACGGTGGCCCTGCGGGACTGCGCGGAGGGGCTCACGGCGACCGGTCTGGCCGAGGTGGTCGGGATCTCCCGGATCACGGCCCGCCGCTACCTGGAACATCTGGTCGACGCGGGCCGGGCGGAACGCAGTCCGCAGTACGGGACGGTGGGGCGGCCGGAGTTGCAGTACCGGTGGGTCAGGGGGCAGGGGCACCAGTAG
- a CDS encoding thioredoxin family protein: MAEVTDTDFETEVLGSELPVLVEFTADWCPPCRQMGPVLTALAAEEGERLKVVQLDVDTNPLTTNAYRVLSMPTFMVFRGGEPVRSMVGARPKRRLLEELTDVL; the protein is encoded by the coding sequence GTGGCAGAGGTGACGGACACGGACTTCGAGACGGAGGTGCTCGGTTCGGAGCTGCCGGTGCTGGTGGAGTTCACCGCCGACTGGTGTCCGCCGTGCCGGCAGATGGGGCCGGTGCTCACGGCTCTCGCCGCGGAGGAGGGCGAGCGGCTCAAGGTGGTCCAACTGGACGTCGACACCAATCCGCTGACCACAAACGCCTACAGGGTGCTGTCGATGCCCACCTTCATGGTGTTCCGGGGCGGGGAGCCGGTCCGGTCGATGGTGGGGGCGAGGCCCAAGCGGCGGCTGCTGGAGGAGCTGACGGACGTCCTGTGA